One Pararhizobium sp. IMCC3301 DNA segment encodes these proteins:
- a CDS encoding ParB/RepB/Spo0J family partition protein: protein MELQHIELKNLKTTKLNVRKIGAKNTADLEASIQSLGIIQPLLVRANCEGFEVVAGQRRFHALSKLAQQGEIEPVPCIVMQEGDDAKAIEASLAENIARLPMDEIDQYKAFSALAKQGTSIEDIALQFGITDRQVKQRLALGNLYAPILSAYRKAEINAGTLRALTLATTKQQKLWWDLFKSEDQHAPQGHSLKSWLFGGANIPLENALFDVANYKGASVSDLFEDASYFDDATNFWTLQNQAIAAAKETYLANGWQEVIILDIGEYWNEWEYAKATKKDGGRIYVQIATNGEVTFHESYLTREETERQKKVQAGEVMADIQKAEITKAMQNYLGLHRHSAVRTELLSHQGIALRLAVAQMIAGSSLWTVQADPQKANTDAIAESLATNKAESVFQAERERVQSLLDLSGEEGEPIVPRKTDWGKTPDLYAIVAKLMELDDASVNLVLTFVVAETLPSNSALVEVLGEKLGVDMAKHWQPDQTFFDLLRDKETLNTIVKQVAGKSTADAHVASTAKVQKQIIQDGLSGKRKNGKQDWQPGYMSFPMTAYTKKGGIEAMDSRKALKKLFK, encoded by the coding sequence ATGGAACTACAACATATTGAATTGAAAAATCTGAAAACCACAAAACTGAATGTCCGCAAAATCGGCGCTAAAAACACCGCCGATCTTGAAGCCAGCATTCAATCGCTTGGTATTATCCAGCCATTGCTGGTACGTGCCAACTGTGAAGGGTTTGAAGTTGTCGCAGGACAGCGGCGCTTTCATGCTTTGAGCAAATTAGCGCAACAAGGCGAGATTGAGCCTGTGCCGTGCATTGTCATGCAAGAGGGCGATGATGCCAAAGCGATAGAGGCGTCCTTGGCGGAAAACATTGCCCGTCTGCCGATGGATGAAATTGACCAGTACAAGGCTTTTTCAGCGCTGGCAAAACAAGGGACAAGCATTGAAGATATTGCCCTGCAATTCGGCATTACCGACAGGCAGGTCAAACAGCGCCTTGCCCTTGGCAATCTATATGCACCGATATTGAGCGCGTACCGCAAGGCTGAGATTAACGCAGGAACACTTCGCGCCTTGACACTGGCAACCACCAAACAACAAAAATTATGGTGGGATTTGTTCAAGAGCGAAGATCAACACGCCCCGCAAGGTCACAGCCTTAAAAGCTGGTTGTTTGGCGGCGCAAATATTCCACTGGAAAATGCCCTGTTTGATGTCGCAAATTACAAAGGCGCAAGCGTGTCTGATCTGTTTGAAGACGCCAGCTATTTTGATGATGCAACGAATTTCTGGACGTTACAAAATCAGGCCATTGCCGCCGCAAAGGAAACCTATCTTGCCAATGGTTGGCAGGAGGTCATCATTCTGGATATCGGTGAGTATTGGAACGAATGGGAATATGCCAAGGCCACCAAGAAAGATGGCGGCAGAATCTATGTCCAGATTGCCACCAATGGCGAAGTGACATTCCATGAGAGTTATCTGACCAGAGAGGAAACCGAGCGCCAGAAGAAAGTTCAAGCTGGCGAAGTTATGGCAGACATACAAAAGGCCGAGATTACCAAAGCCATGCAGAATTATCTGGGCTTGCATCGTCACAGCGCCGTGAGAACAGAACTACTCTCACATCAGGGTATTGCCCTGCGTTTGGCAGTGGCGCAGATGATTGCGGGGTCAAGCCTATGGACTGTTCAGGCCGACCCGCAGAAGGCCAATACGGACGCTATTGCAGAAAGCCTTGCAACCAATAAGGCGGAAAGCGTGTTTCAGGCAGAGCGCGAACGGGTACAGAGTCTGTTAGACCTTTCTGGTGAAGAGGGCGAACCCATCGTACCGCGCAAAACCGATTGGGGTAAAACTCCTGATCTTTACGCCATAGTCGCCAAGCTGATGGAACTGGACGATGCCAGCGTCAATCTTGTTTTGACCTTTGTCGTTGCCGAAACCCTGCCAAGCAATTCTGCTCTTGTTGAAGTTTTGGGCGAAAAACTTGGTGTTGATATGGCGAAGCACTGGCAACCAGATCAAACCTTCTTTGATCTGTTGCGCGACAAGGAAACGCTCAACACCATTGTCAAACAAGTCGCTGGAAAGAGCACGGCAGACGCGCATGTCGCCTCGACCGCCAAAGTCCAGAAACAGATCATTCAGGACGGCTTGAGCGGCAAGCGCAAGAATGGCAAGCAGGACTGGCAACCGGGCTATATGAGTTTCCCCATGACCGCCTACACTAAAAAAGGCGGCATAGAAGCCATGGACAGCCGCAAAGCCCTCAAGAAGCTGTTTAAATAG
- a CDS encoding type II toxin-antitoxin system RelE/ParE family toxin has product MAHRLSRRAERDLKDIYTHTFKTFGEGQADKYLHELDAVFEIIGDNHKIGRAYSKRTFQFVHGKHIILYRVEKQIALIGRILHGAQNRKDS; this is encoded by the coding sequence ATGGCGCATAGACTATCCCGGCGGGCAGAACGCGACCTCAAAGATATTTACACGCACACATTTAAAACGTTCGGCGAAGGGCAAGCAGATAAATATCTGCATGAACTTGATGCCGTTTTTGAAATCATTGGTGACAACCATAAAATAGGTCGTGCCTATTCTAAACGCACGTTCCAATTTGTGCATGGAAAACACATCATTCTATACCGGGTTGAAAAGCAAATTGCCCTCATTGGACGCATTCTACATGGCGCGCAAAATCGGAAAGACTCATAA
- a CDS encoding thermonuclease family protein: protein MGLVASGAWYFTLGFIEMKICFKVIIALLSLAFTTHMAHAIDISGRAKISDGDTIEIGSQVIRLHGIDTPETGQRCALPNGKTWPCGKAALEYVKELVADTQVRCTGNEFDEYSRLLAICETGEGLEINRNLVDVGLAWAFVRFSDDYVAQERDARAKKIGVWQYETDAPWKFREARWQVAQQTAPDGCPIKGNISRNGQIYHTPWSRYYNKTKISLERGEKWFCSEDEALKAGWRAPFN from the coding sequence ATGGGTTTGGTGGCTAGTGGGGCTTGGTATTTTACTTTGGGTTTTATTGAAATGAAGATTTGTTTTAAGGTCATTATTGCGCTGTTGAGTTTGGCATTCACTACTCACATGGCGCATGCCATCGATATTTCCGGACGCGCAAAAATATCGGACGGCGATACAATCGAAATAGGTTCGCAAGTGATCCGGCTGCACGGGATTGACACGCCCGAAACAGGCCAACGATGCGCATTGCCGAATGGTAAAACCTGGCCCTGTGGCAAAGCCGCGCTTGAGTATGTCAAGGAATTGGTCGCAGATACGCAAGTGCGATGCACAGGCAACGAATTTGATGAATATTCAAGGCTTCTGGCCATTTGTGAGACAGGCGAAGGCTTAGAGATCAATCGCAATCTGGTCGATGTGGGATTGGCCTGGGCGTTTGTAAGATTCAGTGACGATTATGTTGCGCAAGAGCGAGATGCCCGCGCAAAAAAGATTGGGGTCTGGCAGTATGAGACAGACGCTCCATGGAAGTTCAGGGAAGCGCGCTGGCAAGTCGCCCAACAAACCGCACCAGACGGCTGTCCCATAAAGGGCAACATTTCCAGAAATGGCCAAATTTACCACACGCCGTGGAGTCGGTATTATAACAAGACCAAGATTTCACTGGAACGAGGGGAAAAATGGTTTTGCTCCGAGGATGAAGCGCTAAAAGCTGGATGGCGCGCGCCCTTCAATTGA
- a CDS encoding ArdC family protein, translating into MTKRDIYQEITDKIISVLDQVNLDDYQAPFAGLAAQGLPANPTTDHQYQGINIPSLWVDQQVNGFESNQWATFKQWKDKGAQVRKGEKGSPIIFFKTLQKTAENSAGEPEEFNIPMMRFYTVFNASQVDGYDHQESGAEPKIDLVTRIDHADRYCTQTGADIRHGGLSAFYRRSGDFINLPDTAAFLDTPQATATENYYATLFHELTHWTGAPKRLDRDKAKNRQDREKYAFEELIAELGAAFLCSKLAIVQTPREDHALYIKSWLAALKNNKKFIFKASAQAARAVAFLDGFQE; encoded by the coding sequence ATGACCAAGCGAGATATTTACCAAGAGATTACCGACAAGATTATATCCGTTCTAGATCAGGTAAATCTGGACGACTACCAAGCCCCTTTTGCCGGTTTGGCGGCGCAGGGATTACCAGCGAACCCCACAACAGACCACCAGTATCAAGGCATCAATATTCCGTCCCTTTGGGTAGACCAGCAGGTGAACGGGTTTGAGTCCAATCAATGGGCGACCTTCAAACAATGGAAGGACAAGGGCGCACAGGTTCGAAAAGGCGAAAAGGGAAGCCCGATTATCTTTTTCAAAACGCTTCAAAAGACCGCAGAAAACAGCGCAGGCGAGCCGGAAGAATTCAACATACCGATGATGCGGTTCTATACCGTGTTTAATGCCAGTCAGGTGGACGGCTACGACCATCAGGAAAGCGGCGCAGAGCCAAAAATTGATCTTGTCACCCGCATTGACCATGCAGACCGCTATTGCACCCAGACGGGCGCAGACATTCGCCATGGCGGGTTAAGTGCCTTCTATCGACGCAGCGGCGATTTTATCAATCTGCCTGATACTGCCGCTTTTTTGGATACGCCGCAGGCCACCGCCACAGAAAACTATTATGCGACTTTGTTTCATGAACTGACCCACTGGACAGGCGCGCCCAAACGCCTTGACCGTGACAAGGCAAAAAACCGCCAAGACCGCGAAAAATACGCCTTTGAGGAATTGATTGCCGAACTTGGCGCGGCGTTTCTGTGTTCCAAACTCGCAATCGTACAGACCCCGCGCGAAGATCACGCGCTTTACATCAAGAGTTGGCTGGCGGCGCTCAAAAACAACAAGAAATTCATATTCAAGGCATCGGCACAAGCCGCCCGTGCCGTGGCATTTCTCGACGGGTTTCAGGAATAG